A stretch of the Nerophis ophidion isolate RoL-2023_Sa linkage group LG29, RoL_Noph_v1.0, whole genome shotgun sequence genome encodes the following:
- the LOC133546060 gene encoding neurogenin-1-like, with amino-acid sequence MDARAHVHDIDSNSCDFFPLTDDDDSRASAPPPPPPQKKKRRRGRARSATAVHVVKRSRRLKANDRERNRMHNLNDALEELREVLPALPDDSKLTKIETLRLAHNYIWALSETLRIADLTRTPAEPWFSCSSSSSSSSSSSPPSSSSPAYSACSPASPASPHHDSLFGLRALVPGVL; translated from the coding sequence ATGGACGCGCGCGCGCACGTGCACGACATCGACAGCAACAGCTGCGACTTCTTCCCGCTGACGGACGACGACGACTCGCGCGCCTccgcgccgccgccgccgccgccgcagaAGAAGAAGCGGCGGCGCGGGCGTGCGCGCAGCGCGACCGCCGTGCACGTGGTGAAGAGGAGCCGGCGCCTGAAGGCCAATGACCGGGAGCGGAACCGGATGCACAACCTGAACGACGCCCTGGAGGAGCTGCGCGAGGTCCTGCCCGCACTTCCGGACGACAGCAAGCTGACCAAGATTGAGACCCTGCGTCTGGCCCACAACTACATCTGGGCCCTGTCCGAGACCCTGCGCATCGCAGACCTCACCCGGACCCCCGCCGAACCCTGGTTCTCCtgcagctcctcctcctcctcctcctcctcctcctcgccgccCTCCTCCTCGTCCCCCGCCTACAGCGCCTGCAGCCCGGCCAGCCCGGCCAGCCCGCACCACGACTCGCTCTTCGGCCTGCGTGCCCTGGTCCCGGGAGTCCTCTGA